Proteins encoded in a region of the Bacteroidota bacterium genome:
- the scpA gene encoding methylmalonyl-CoA mutase, which yields MKNPDFTTIELNLPVTGKTESFEPRFRSETGKTPEDLIWETMEQIPVKPVFSPADREKTIHTGYLPGLPPFLRGPYSTMYVQKPWTVRQYAGFSTAEESNAFYRRNLAQGQMGLSVAFDLATHRGYDSDHPRVVGDVGKAGVAIDSVEDMKILFNQIPLDKMSVSMTMNGAVLPVLAFYIVAAEEQGVAHELLTGTIQNDILKEYMVRNTYIYPPAASMKIIADIFRFTSKHMPKFNSISISGYHMQEAGATADLEMAYTLADGLEYIRTGIASGLDIDDFAPRLSFFWAQGMNYFMEVAKMRAARIIWAQVIKQFNPKNPKSMALRTHSQTSGWSLTEQDPFNNVTRTCVEAMAAALGHTQSLHTNSLDEAIALPTDFSARIARNTQLYLQDETNICKVIDPWGGSYYVEALTDALLKKGWEHINEVESVGGMTKAIEAGIPKMRIEEAAARRQARIDSGKETIVGVNKYRLEKEDPIDILEVDNTAVRLSQIRRIQEVKASRKEAEVKAALEALTACASGGDGNLLDLSVKAARSRATLGEISEALEKVWGRYQAVIRTISGVYSSEYGQGDDDFVTKVRTMTDEFAKREGRRPRIMIAKMGQDGHDRGAKVVATAYADMGFDVDVGPLFQTPEETARQAVENDVHVVGMSSLAAGHKTLLPQLIAELKKLGREDIIVVIGGVIPAQDYDFLYEHGATAIFGPGTKIPFAGIKIMEEVNHRFH from the coding sequence ATGAAAAACCCCGATTTCACAACCATTGAACTTAACCTGCCAGTAACCGGCAAGACGGAAAGTTTCGAACCGCGTTTCAGATCCGAAACCGGTAAGACCCCCGAAGATCTGATCTGGGAAACCATGGAACAGATTCCGGTAAAGCCGGTTTTCTCACCCGCTGATCGTGAAAAAACCATTCACACCGGGTATCTGCCGGGTCTTCCGCCGTTTCTTCGCGGACCTTACAGCACCATGTACGTTCAGAAGCCCTGGACCGTGCGTCAGTATGCCGGATTTTCCACAGCCGAAGAATCGAACGCCTTCTACCGCCGTAACCTGGCACAGGGACAGATGGGATTGTCGGTTGCCTTCGACCTGGCCACCCACCGCGGATATGATTCTGACCATCCAAGAGTGGTGGGAGACGTTGGTAAAGCCGGCGTGGCCATTGACTCGGTTGAGGATATGAAAATTCTGTTCAACCAGATTCCGCTGGATAAAATGTCGGTGTCGATGACCATGAACGGAGCCGTTCTGCCGGTTCTGGCTTTCTACATCGTGGCTGCCGAAGAACAGGGTGTGGCTCATGAACTGCTGACCGGAACCATTCAGAATGACATTCTGAAAGAGTACATGGTCAGAAACACGTACATCTATCCGCCGGCTGCGTCGATGAAAATCATCGCCGACATTTTCAGGTTCACCTCGAAGCACATGCCCAAATTCAACAGCATTTCCATTTCGGGCTACCACATGCAGGAAGCCGGAGCCACCGCCGATCTGGAAATGGCCTATACACTGGCCGACGGTCTGGAATACATCAGGACCGGCATTGCATCGGGTCTGGATATCGATGACTTCGCACCCCGCCTTTCCTTCTTCTGGGCACAGGGAATGAATTATTTCATGGAAGTCGCCAAGATGCGGGCCGCACGGATTATCTGGGCACAGGTGATTAAACAGTTCAACCCGAAGAATCCGAAATCGATGGCACTCCGCACCCACAGTCAGACATCGGGATGGAGTCTCACCGAGCAGGATCCGTTCAACAACGTCACCCGCACCTGTGTGGAAGCCATGGCTGCCGCCCTGGGACACACCCAGTCGCTTCACACCAACTCGCTGGATGAAGCCATTGCCCTTCCCACCGACTTCTCGGCACGGATTGCCCGCAATACACAATTATACCTTCAGGATGAGACCAATATCTGCAAAGTGATTGATCCGTGGGGTGGTTCCTATTATGTTGAAGCACTCACCGATGCCCTGCTTAAAAAAGGCTGGGAACACATCAATGAAGTGGAATCGGTTGGCGGAATGACCAAGGCCATCGAAGCCGGCATTCCGAAAATGCGGATTGAGGAAGCAGCTGCCCGCCGGCAGGCCCGGATCGACTCGGGGAAAGAGACCATTGTCGGGGTGAATAAATACCGCCTCGAGAAAGAAGACCCGATTGATATTCTGGAAGTGGATAATACGGCCGTCCGGTTGTCGCAGATCCGTCGGATTCAGGAGGTCAAGGCAAGCCGCAAGGAAGCTGAGGTAAAGGCCGCTCTGGAAGCCCTGACTGCCTGCGCATCGGGTGGTGATGGCAATCTGCTCGACCTGTCTGTAAAAGCGGCCCGCTCACGCGCCACACTGGGCGAAATTTCAGAAGCACTCGAAAAAGTTTGGGGAAGGTATCAGGCTGTGATCAGAACCATTTCGGGCGTGTACAGTTCAGAATACGGACAAGGTGATGATGATTTTGTCACGAAGGTCCGGACGATGACCGATGAGTTTGCCAAACGGGAAGGCCGCCGTCCGCGTATCATGATTGCCAAAATGGGTCAGGATGGGCATGACCGTGGTGCCAAAGTGGTTGCCACTGCCTATGCCGATATGGGATTCGATGTCGATGTCGGTCCGCTTTTCCAGACACCTGAAGAAACGGCCCGCCAGGCCGTGGAAAATGATGTTCACGTGGTGGGAATGAGCTCACTGGCAGCCGGCCATAAAACCCTTCTGCCGCAACTCATTGCCGAATTGAAAAAGTTAGGTCGCGAAGACATCATCGTGGTCATCGGCGGTGTGATTCCGGCACAGGATTATGACTTCCTGTATGAACATGGTGCCACAGCCATTTTCGGCCCCGGAACCAAAATTCCGTTCGCCGGCATCAAAATCATGGAAGAAGTCAACCACCGCTTTCATTGA
- a CDS encoding acyl-CoA mutase large subunit family protein has protein sequence MSSTHHDPSEPLKRLQADFPVRPYADWKLTAEKDLKGAPFDKKLITKTPEGIDLQPLYTAENSRQAATAEENPGTGSCYRSRHASGYHGAPWAVAQEFPFALAEDIRDRVQNELSRGLSAITLGLDEATGLGIDADYARPGQVGTDGLSLSGIRSVNRALEGVDTTEVPVFVRAGFSSLPLLSLWIAAAKTRGTDVHKLSGSLEADPFEWMVRKGSLPIPADRVFDEMAETLRFTQSQSLHLKTIGISSVHYQETGASAVQELAFILATGAAYLRELTSRGLPVDTVLSSIRISTATGPHFFTEVAKYRALRLLWTQLATAFGSTVPVPPVHARTSTYYQSTLDAHTNLLRVATMAFSAIAGGVQSIHTSAYDEIAGTPSDFSRRIARNTQIILKEEAHLDQVIDPAGGSFYVETLTAELAQAAWNLFRDIERKGGMLQALTDGFPQTLVNDLHASRTSDLAKRKTIMVGVNQYCNPKEERAVIYQSDAETIHRVRSEYLQKYRVSGAQEKHIRVLELLGSISNRTASDLTAACIGAVSEGATLGELCKALRQGTGEGPKVPVLAGRRLAEAFEKLRADSFAHADRHGTPPTVFLAILGDASQFKARADFSRGFFETGGFRVVYPPAGFATPEEAVKAAAESRPGAVVICSTDETYPELVPPLAAGMKKVLPGVPVVLAGFPKDQVEAHKASGVDEFIFLGADVIQIANRLLSRISKG, from the coding sequence ATGTCTTCAACTCATCACGACCCATCCGAGCCACTGAAACGTTTGCAGGCTGACTTCCCTGTCAGACCCTATGCAGACTGGAAACTGACCGCAGAAAAGGACCTGAAGGGAGCACCCTTCGATAAGAAGCTGATTACGAAAACGCCCGAGGGCATTGACCTTCAGCCACTTTATACGGCCGAAAACAGCCGTCAGGCAGCCACAGCAGAGGAAAACCCCGGCACCGGATCCTGTTACCGCTCCCGGCATGCATCGGGTTATCATGGTGCCCCCTGGGCAGTTGCTCAGGAGTTTCCTTTCGCACTCGCCGAGGACATCCGCGACCGGGTTCAGAACGAATTGTCCCGGGGACTGTCGGCCATTACACTCGGGTTGGATGAAGCCACTGGTCTTGGAATTGACGCAGATTATGCCCGCCCCGGACAGGTGGGTACAGACGGACTCTCGTTATCGGGCATCCGGTCGGTCAACCGGGCGCTAGAAGGAGTCGATACCACAGAAGTGCCGGTATTTGTACGGGCTGGTTTTTCATCACTTCCCCTGTTGTCCCTGTGGATTGCCGCTGCGAAAACCCGAGGCACCGATGTACACAAACTGAGCGGAAGCCTCGAAGCCGATCCGTTTGAATGGATGGTCCGGAAAGGTTCCCTTCCCATTCCTGCAGACAGAGTTTTTGATGAAATGGCCGAGACCCTGCGGTTCACCCAATCACAGTCCCTTCATCTGAAAACCATCGGCATCAGTTCGGTTCATTACCAGGAAACGGGCGCTTCGGCTGTACAGGAACTGGCTTTCATTCTGGCCACCGGCGCCGCCTATCTGCGCGAACTCACTTCGCGCGGTCTGCCGGTTGACACGGTCCTGTCATCGATCCGGATTTCGACAGCCACCGGTCCTCATTTCTTTACGGAAGTGGCCAAATACCGGGCACTCCGGCTGCTTTGGACCCAACTGGCAACAGCCTTCGGATCCACCGTCCCGGTTCCACCGGTTCATGCACGCACCTCGACCTATTACCAGTCCACACTGGATGCGCACACCAATCTGCTTCGGGTTGCCACCATGGCCTTCAGCGCCATCGCCGGCGGGGTTCAATCTATACACACCTCGGCGTACGATGAAATTGCAGGCACCCCTTCCGACTTCTCTCGCCGGATTGCCCGCAACACACAGATTATCCTGAAAGAAGAGGCTCATCTGGATCAGGTGATTGATCCTGCAGGCGGGTCGTTTTACGTCGAAACGCTCACAGCTGAGCTGGCACAGGCAGCCTGGAATCTGTTCAGAGACATCGAACGGAAAGGTGGAATGCTTCAGGCGCTTACCGACGGATTCCCGCAAACACTGGTCAACGACCTTCACGCCAGCCGGACCTCTGATCTGGCAAAGAGAAAAACCATCATGGTTGGGGTTAACCAATACTGCAACCCGAAGGAAGAACGGGCCGTGATTTATCAATCCGATGCCGAAACCATCCACCGGGTGCGGTCGGAATATCTGCAGAAATACCGGGTTTCCGGTGCTCAGGAAAAACATATCCGGGTCCTGGAGCTGCTGGGTTCAATTTCCAACCGGACGGCTTCTGATCTGACAGCCGCCTGTATCGGGGCTGTGTCTGAAGGAGCCACGCTCGGGGAGTTGTGCAAAGCATTGCGTCAGGGAACCGGAGAGGGACCAAAGGTTCCGGTTCTTGCCGGCCGAAGATTGGCCGAAGCGTTCGAAAAACTACGTGCCGATTCATTTGCTCACGCCGACCGTCACGGCACACCACCCACCGTTTTTCTGGCCATCTTGGGTGATGCATCTCAGTTTAAGGCACGTGCCGACTTTTCACGCGGGTTTTTTGAAACCGGCGGATTCAGGGTTGTCTATCCGCCCGCCGGTTTTGCCACACCAGAAGAGGCAGTAAAGGCCGCCGCCGAGAGCCGGCCCGGTGCGGTGGTGATTTGTTCAACCGATGAAACCTATCCGGAACTGGTTCCTCCTCTGGCAGCAGGCATGAAAAAAGTTCTGCCGGGTGTTCCGGTGGTTCTGGCCGGTTTCCCGAAAGACCAGGTCGAAGCCCACAAGGCTTCCGGGGTGGATGAATTCATCTTCCTGGGCGCCGATGTCATTCAGATAGCAAACCGGTTACTCAGCCGGATATCGAAAGGTTAA
- a CDS encoding DUF4097 family beta strand repeat protein codes for MKTNRITLTFLACTALTANLLGQSRLIKSADVADETALTTTINVDYGSLKLKAGDPSKLFSVNALYDSDAMDPDLVFKRGKATAKLVFSTNSSGINMSNRKSDENGDFQSTMQLSPSVGHDLQISIGAGESDIDLSGLTVTSLDLSNGAGSCKLTSATPNPETIRHITIQSGVGEVEAKGLSNLNFRKLTVNNGIGQITLDFSGKAEGHKAVTIETGVGEIKVLIPAGVGVMVRDDSGFFSNLSVPKNYTQEEETYYSPNYETAKATIEFDVSTGIGEIRFVTLRER; via the coding sequence ATGAAAACAAACCGGATAACCCTGACCTTCCTGGCCTGTACGGCCCTGACAGCAAACTTGCTGGGTCAGAGCCGGCTGATCAAGTCGGCCGATGTGGCTGATGAGACTGCCCTGACCACCACCATCAATGTGGATTATGGTTCCCTGAAACTTAAAGCCGGTGATCCTTCCAAGCTGTTCAGTGTGAATGCCCTGTATGACTCGGATGCCATGGATCCCGATCTGGTTTTTAAACGGGGAAAGGCAACCGCCAAGCTGGTCTTCTCGACAAACTCCTCGGGCATTAACATGAGTAACCGGAAATCGGATGAGAATGGTGATTTCCAGTCGACCATGCAGCTGAGTCCGTCGGTCGGGCATGACTTACAGATCAGCATCGGTGCCGGCGAATCGGATATTGACCTGTCGGGACTGACCGTTACCTCGCTGGATTTATCGAATGGCGCTGGCAGCTGCAAACTGACATCTGCCACACCCAATCCGGAAACCATCCGCCACATCACCATTCAATCGGGTGTTGGTGAGGTGGAAGCCAAAGGACTGAGTAACCTCAACTTCAGGAAGCTGACGGTCAACAACGGAATCGGTCAGATTACTCTGGATTTCAGCGGAAAAGCAGAAGGACATAAAGCGGTTACGATCGAAACCGGTGTTGGCGAAATCAAGGTGCTGATTCCCGCAGGTGTGGGCGTAATGGTGAGAGATGACAGCGGATTTTTCAGCAATCTGAGTGTTCCGAAAAACTATACTCAGGAAGAAGAAACCTACTACTCTCCCAACTATGAAACGGCAAAGGCCACCATCGAATTCGATGTAAGCACCGGAATTGGCGAGATCCGGTTTGTAACCCTCAGGGAACGTTAA
- the tmk gene encoding dTMP kinase — MFISFEGLDGSGKSTQIRLLADWISSQGLQPRLLREPGGTDWSEACRKVLLEHRSVSVNPVAEVLLFFSARAQLVSEVIGPGLEAGEVVLLDRYVDSSLAYQGYGHGLPLGFLKTLAYQATGGLLPVKTIYLDVDFDTAVARQTGRGERDRMESMDRDRFNRIRQGYHALIADDPGRFLVIPATGEPAAIHASVVSALSPLMKGISSR; from the coding sequence TTGTTTATCAGTTTTGAAGGGTTGGACGGATCGGGGAAATCCACCCAGATCCGTTTGCTGGCCGACTGGATTTCCTCGCAGGGATTACAGCCCCGGTTGCTGCGTGAACCTGGCGGGACCGATTGGTCCGAAGCCTGCAGAAAGGTGCTGCTCGAACACCGGTCTGTTTCGGTGAATCCGGTTGCGGAAGTATTGTTGTTTTTTTCTGCCCGTGCTCAATTGGTTTCTGAAGTGATCGGTCCCGGTCTCGAAGCCGGAGAGGTGGTGCTCCTGGACCGGTATGTCGACAGCTCACTGGCCTACCAGGGATATGGTCATGGATTGCCCCTCGGTTTCCTGAAAACCCTGGCATATCAGGCAACCGGCGGACTCCTGCCCGTGAAAACCATTTATCTCGATGTGGATTTTGACACCGCTGTTGCCCGCCAGACCGGCCGTGGGGAACGGGACCGGATGGAATCGATGGACAGGGACCGGTTCAACCGGATCCGTCAGGGATATCATGCACTGATTGCTGATGATCCTGGTCGATTTCTGGTCATTCCCGCCACCGGCGAACCGGCCGCCATTCACGCTTCTGTTGTTTCTGCTTTGTCGCCATTAATGAAAGGAATTTCCTCCCGGTGA
- a CDS encoding sigma-70 family RNA polymerase sigma factor — protein sequence MALPSEPQVSSESKLEDFRVVREALAGDQAAYKFLMKKYHDAIHNLVYKMVPDKSDVDDLTQEAFIKAFNSIKSFNFEFAFSTWLYKIATNNCIDYLRKKKIRTFSIDKPIETKDGEIDFEIPDSTYQPDKDVVTIQRRQIIEEAVSHLPEKYRRVIIMRHQEEKSYEEIAEALDMPLGTVKAHIFRAREVLYKALKDRIQHY from the coding sequence ATGGCGCTCCCCTCAGAACCACAGGTCTCCTCAGAATCCAAACTGGAAGATTTCCGGGTCGTCCGGGAAGCATTGGCTGGTGATCAGGCTGCATATAAATTTCTGATGAAGAAATATCATGATGCCATTCACAATCTGGTTTACAAAATGGTCCCCGACAAATCAGATGTGGATGACCTGACCCAGGAGGCTTTCATCAAGGCCTTCAATTCAATCAAATCCTTCAACTTCGAATTCGCTTTTTCGACCTGGCTGTATAAAATCGCCACCAATAACTGCATCGATTACCTGCGCAAGAAGAAGATCCGGACTTTTTCCATCGACAAGCCCATTGAGACCAAGGATGGGGAAATTGATTTCGAGATTCCGGACAGCACTTACCAGCCCGATAAGGATGTGGTCACCATTCAGCGTCGGCAGATCATTGAAGAGGCCGTCAGTCATCTTCCCGAAAAGTACCGTCGGGTGATCATCATGCGGCACCAGGAAGAAAAAAGTTACGAAGAGATTGCAGAAGCGCTCGATATGCCTCTGGGAACAGTCAAAGCGCATATTTTCAGGGCCCGTGAGGTGCTTTATAAAGCGCTGAAAGACCGGATTCAGCACTATTGA